From Bordetella flabilis, the proteins below share one genomic window:
- a CDS encoding TRAP transporter substrate-binding protein: protein MTTITRRSVLRAMAASPLLALGVPRLARAGAEFSYKYAHNLPMTHPLHKRAQEAVDRIRRESNGRLEVTIFPNNQLGGDTDMLSQVRSGGIELFTPSALVIATVVPVAAINAVGFAFSDYGQVWKAMDGPLGTHVREKIAKANLYAFEKMWDNGFRQITTSSKPIDQALDLDGTKIRVPVSPLSISMFKALSAAPASLQFSEVYSALQTRIVDAQENPLPIIQAAKLYEVQKYCSLTNHIWDGYWFIANGRAFRRLPPELQRLFETAFNDAGMLQREDLKQMNQSIQTDLESKGLKFNRPAAATFQAQLRQAGFYEEWRGKFGDQAWGLLEETVGKLA from the coding sequence GCAGTGTCCTGCGCGCGATGGCGGCAAGCCCGCTGCTTGCCCTGGGCGTGCCGCGCCTGGCCCGCGCCGGCGCCGAGTTTTCATACAAGTACGCCCATAACCTGCCGATGACGCATCCGCTGCACAAGCGTGCGCAGGAAGCGGTGGACCGTATCCGCAGGGAATCGAACGGGCGGCTGGAGGTGACGATATTTCCCAACAACCAGCTGGGCGGGGACACCGACATGCTGTCGCAGGTACGCAGCGGCGGCATCGAACTGTTCACGCCGTCGGCCCTGGTCATCGCCACGGTGGTGCCGGTGGCGGCCATCAATGCGGTGGGCTTCGCGTTCTCCGACTACGGCCAGGTGTGGAAAGCCATGGACGGCCCGCTGGGTACGCATGTGCGGGAGAAGATCGCCAAGGCCAATCTGTACGCGTTCGAGAAGATGTGGGACAACGGTTTCCGCCAGATCACCACCAGCAGCAAACCCATCGACCAGGCGCTTGACCTGGACGGCACCAAGATCCGCGTGCCGGTGAGCCCGCTGTCGATCTCCATGTTCAAGGCCTTGTCGGCCGCGCCCGCCAGCCTGCAGTTCAGCGAAGTCTATTCAGCCTTGCAGACGCGTATCGTCGATGCGCAGGAAAACCCCTTGCCGATTATCCAGGCGGCCAAGCTGTACGAAGTGCAGAAGTATTGCTCGCTCACCAACCACATCTGGGACGGCTACTGGTTCATCGCCAACGGGCGCGCCTTCCGGCGCCTGCCGCCGGAACTGCAGCGACTGTTCGAAACCGCGTTCAACGATGCCGGCATGCTGCAGCGCGAGGACCTGAAGCAGATGAACCAGTCGATCCAGACCGACCTGGAATCCAAGGGCCTGAAGTTCAACCGCCCTGCCGCCGCGACGTTCCAGGCGCAATTGCGGCAGGCCGGCTTCTATGAGGAATGGCGCGGCAAGTTCGGCGACCAGGCCTGGGGCCTGCTCGAAGAAACCGTCGGCAAGCTGGCGTAG